The genome window TTTACTTTTATATCATAATAATACTACTTATCAAACATCACATATTATGACAaccttctttatatatataattatatatacatctaATCAGAAGTTCCTATCGTTTCTTCATATTGGctaaaaatttcttttctttttggttaatttttttcttctggTCTGATGTTGTTTCAGAGATTGGTACAATATGGAGAAGTCTAAGCGTGTGAAGGCATTTAGATGCGGTGAATTTGATGATTGTATTGACAAAGCTGAGTCTTCCCAGGGAATGCCTCCTAAAAAAAGAGAGAAGTATGCACGCAGGGAAGATGCTATTATCCATGCTCTTGAACTTGAGAAGCAGTTTTTGGAGAAACAATATGGGAAATTGGGCTCATCATCTTATCACAAGAGCAGTAAATCGTCTGATGCTGTGAAAAAGGAGTTGGCTACATCTGCTGAGAGCATGCGACATGGCAATGGCAAATGCGTAGATGTGAAATATCGTCAACTTTCTGAAGAGCTGGATCTGTCACTTAAGGGCATTACTAGTCCTCATCTGCAAACACAGAAAGTTAAAGAGGAAAAACAATTGAGTGGGGATGATGAGAACTCTAATATACTTCCTAGGATGAGAGGTTTGCAGGACCTTGGTCTTAATATTACTTCTTCAAAACTTAAGAATCCTTCAATTGAATCCAATGGTCCATCGCAATCTCCATTACATGATAGTACTCAGGCTCCTGTAAATGGTGGTGGTGCGAGCACTGACAATACTGGTCATGTTAATGACAAAGCTTCCTCAGCGAAAAGGAAAAGGTCATATGATGAGAGGTTGGCTGAAGATTCCATAGCCAAGAGGCGTGATAGGCGCCGCCCCCTTGTTCAAGTACTGGAGAGTAGTGCAATGTTACCAGCTCCTCCCTCGCTAAAGCCTGAAGATAGTATTGTTTCTTTACATTCAAAAGGTGAGGAGCAGACTAAGTTGCAAGGTAGTGTGAAGACGAGCAAACTTGTGGACCAGACAAAATCCGGTGGTTCTGCATATGATTCTCAAATCCATCCTAAAGACATGGAGGGTTCACAATATAAACTTGAAGAGAATAGCAAGCCTGCTGCCGAGTGCAGCCAGAATAACCACCCTGCTGCTGAGCACAGCCAGGAGGCCCAGGACAACAACCCTGCTGCCGAGTGCAGCCAGGAGAACAACCTTGCTGCCGAGTGCAGCCAGGACAACACTTCTGGATCAACGGAAGATACAGAAACAGACTCTTCAGAGACCGACTCTCTCGAATCAGATACAGATGAAGCAATGGCTGAAATTTCAGGTATAAATGttgtattttttaattacaaatatcGTCTTCTCTATGCACATATAACAGTTTTTCTACATAATATATGAGCATGTTAATGTAACAGCCTTTGTGATGCTTTCTACCTCGACCAGACATGTCCTAGCTTAGAATTATCTATTGCAGTGACTTGTTTTTCAATTAATCACAGGTTTTGCACCTGTGAAAATGAGATGTAACTttgttttttaaagtaatctACCAATTATATCTCCGCTGCTGGACCTACTTGCTTGTTATTAATGTTCTTCAGTTCTATATGTCTATTGCCTCATCTCTTCTTAAGCATATGTTAATCAAATGATATCAAAATAAGTTCTGCGAATAGGCTTTTAGTGGTTATGGACTCAATTACTGAGTTTGCAGTTGATTTTGCTTATCCAAGTTgtagaaatataattaaaattaacccCAATAGGAAAGTGAAATGAAGTTAATTTTTGGTAATCCTCAACCTTTCGTTGACCATAGGGCTACATTGTTTTGAAAGAGGGTTAAATATCATATTGATAGCTGAAGTGTAGACCAGATATCACTTTACTCATTGATCTTAATGGGGTATCATTTTAATCATTTAAGTGACAATTTATGTCAAATAGGTACGTCGAAATATGGTTTGGTGAgtaaaaatatcttttattgaGTTTTTCGCCTTTCTTTTCATGCTACCACAACCAAATGAGAAGTTCTGAATCCTAGTATCtcagataataataatatattcagatttaaaaaatttatttactatttgtttttaatataataatttttttaatataatttgtaaaatataaaaaatcgcagaacacttttttttttatcaaaactttttctataatttgaatgtttgttagtttttaaagtttcaataattttttaagtgtagatgttttaaaaatttgaaacatgCCAAAGTGATATTTATAGCAACTTAAGTGCTTGAAATGACACCCGGTTGAGATCGATGAACAAAGTGATATCTAGTTTCCACTTAAGTGaacaatttgatatttaacccttttGAAAGATTATAATCTTCGGACTTTTACCATTTGTGTATGTAACCATCttttttgttcatttttaaTGGGATTATGATACCTAGTCAGAGTAGGTATAACAAATTTACAATCCCACATAAATGAATTAAAGAGATGATGTGGAATCTAATTTAACAGGATTACAATCCTTTGAAATTAGACCAAATAAGATGATAGTCCATGGATTATAAGCCCTTAAAACAAACATGTATGTATCTTTGTTTTATGATAACCTTCAGAGTGATTGTTTGTAATTACAGCCCGGATCTTAAACTCTCCAGCCCTTTGTATTGTATTTGTTGTTGTATTgtatttgttttctttgtttatgATAACCAGTGTGATATCTGCATGTCTTAGAGGCTAATGTCGAATTCATAGCCTTGTTAGAAGAGTGATGGTATAAGAAATAAAAGTGAAATACATTGAATCAATGGTGTGTCAAGAGGGAAAAAAaggaaggggggggggggggtagaaGAGTATTTGAAGAGTATTTATTTTATCCACTGATTACTGACTTCTGAGGCAACAACCACTAAGGATAAATCTTTATTGacctatatatgtatgtgtgtgtgtattatttgaTAACtctatatgtttaatatatatgttatatattacatGGGTGTTGGTCCAGATCTAATGATTGTTGACAACATGCCACCAGTGATTTTTCTCCGCTGGAACCCTAGAATGAGTTTTTTGTTTTCTGCCAGAAGACACAATAgtcccctgcattcacatcaaaaACAGTGGAAAACGAATGCTGGTAGTATGCTGCAGCAATCGTTTGTCAGGGACCCGTACCCATATTAGATTAAAGGACCACAGTCTTTATCTTGCTGCTAATTGGAAAtcagctactccctccgtcccagccaatagTATACATTGCAGGACGGGGACGCCGCACGgattttaatgcttcaataaagCATAGTTCTGCAACTTAgttttaacattttcttttcctgtataaaaatataacatctatattttcatacagaaaaggaaaattttaataataaattatagaactgtattttataagagccttaaaatgcgtgccaagcaGTGAAAAacaaacgtatacaattgaatgggacggagggagtacaccATTTCCACAGTATGGGGATTTTATTACTTTTCTTTTTAATGTTGTGTAGTGTGTAACTGTGTATACAGGGATGGAATCAAGGGGGGGCATGGGGGTGGCCATGGTCCCCCCAAAACCTCCCCTAAGTGcttgaattgattttttttgagtataaaaattgattatatagtCATTCGGTCCCCCAAAAAATCtccccaaaagcttgtatttattcaattttgagTATAGAAAATTAATTATAGAGTTCATTTGGCCCCCCACAAACTAACAAATCTTTATGGCcccttcaaatatatatagaaatctCATGTAAATTTGGATTTTGTGCATACAAATTCATGAACTTGTCAATAAAATCTAGATTGTCGGAATTTATTTTTTGCATAAAAAATTTTTGcccctccaattttttttttctggttcTGTCCCTGTGTGTATAGTTCTTATTTGTATTATGGCAGTATTACAAGGCTACAGTACTGTTTGATTATGAAATTTGTAAGGTGATCTTTGTTATCTTATGCTGAATTATTTGTTCAAATGTCCAGATGAATCTGTAGAATTCAGGCCAAAATCTATGGTCAAATCTAAAGTTCAAGAAGTAGATGGCAACAGGGGCAGTGAGGAGGCTGATGACCCCGCAACTACCAGTGATACGTCTCACCCTTCCAATGACGATGTTTTAGCAAGCATGGGGGTATCCAAATGGCAacaaaaaggaaaaaggaaCTCTCGAGCTCTTACAAAAAGATATGCGGATGTAGGTGCTGAGAAGGATTCTAGAGAGTCAAACCAGGGAACGAAGTTCAAAGGTAAGGGAAGCAATGAGATGGATAACGTCAATAGGAAGTATGGAACCCGAAGAGGTGGTTATAGGTCTAGAGGTGGAGATGGTATTGGACATAATATCACCAGCTGGGAGGACCTCACATGGAACACTCAGTCTGTGTCAAAAGGACTCTGGGGTGACTCTATTGAATATAAGGATCCTGTTTCTGCTGGTCGACGTTCTGGTGATAGGAGGAAGTGCATGTTGGTAGAAGTGGATTTGAAAGTCCAGTCAAATTATCAAAGAGAGCATGTTCCTATGATTTCACTCATGAGCAAGATAAATGGGCAGGCAATAGTAGGCCACCCTATTCAAATTGAAACGCTAGAATATGGATCATCGGAAGCCCTTCTGGGTGCAGCTGATGATGAACTTAACCAAGACCCTGATGCATCACTTCCGCCAATGTGGAGGACTGCCAGAAGGACAGCTAATTGTCGGGTTCCACGCCCGCGCTCTTCATCAATGATAGATGGAGATGAAGGTGCTGAGCATTTGCTGCATGTTCGTCAAGAAAGAAAATCTCTAACAAATAAATTAGACGGGGGGAAATTAAGCCACAAGAGATCCACTCATCGTTCTGGTCCTTCAACTCGCAAAAAGTCAGTTAAGAAGCGGGGAAGGAAGACAAGTATAGCATCCAACCAGAAGACCAGGACACTTGCGTCAATTGCGACACAGCAGAAACCCAACAATCATCTGAAACATAGTTCCAACAGTTGTCAGGTGAATGGAATTGTGAAATCAGAGTCGGCACCAACTGCAGTTGCTTGTATCCCTATTAAGCTAGTATTCAGTCGGTTACATGAGGAGTTGGCTGGCCGCCATCAGTAAAACAAACTCCGGGTGAAAAGAAGAAATACATAGAAGTAATGAGTTATAGGAACATGTAAATTAATGTAAAACAGGCGGTCCATCTGCAGGGCAGCTGAATAACAGATGAAGCAGGTGGAGTCAAAGTGTGGAACTTGACAACAGTGTGGTTCATCGAAACACCTGAGAGAAATAGAGGGTAGTTTTTAGAGTTATAGAGATGATTGTATATTGTGTCTCTATGAGATCACatcacttttctttttcttcttaaaGTTGTTCACATGACTTGATGTAGCTACAAAGTTTAGGTTTTTTAGCATTTATAAAGGTAAAAAAGACAGTTAGTAGGGATCTGTGTGCTTTGCGGTGTTGGTTTCTTGTCATTTAGATTTGTTTTTGGTCTGGGAAGAATTGACTACTTTTTGTTGATAGAGAATAAGGCTGAGAAAAAGATTGTGCAGAAGAAGTTAAAATGAAGGATTTTATATTTAGCCAAAAAACAATaaaggaaaattttataaaataagtaaaaaGGTGGGTAGGGCAGAAGAGTAGTATGGAGCCTATTCGTCCCGCTTAAAACTATTTTTTCTTAGCGTTCACTGACTATGTTCATTTAAATTCTACAATCATCTTGCAGATTCAATGTTACGGAATTTAGGAAATAGCAGATTGAAAAGGATATAAGTGTACAGATCATTGTAGCTATAAAGAATGATAGGAGCTTTAGAAGATACGaattttttcttgtaatttcTTAGAAAATGatgtatttttgttttgtagGGTACTCTTTTTCCTCTTGAGTTTTTTTCCCACAGGAGTGTTACTCTTTAGGGGTTTTAACGAGTCCTAGTTGGTAAGACATTAGAGGCCATATCGTATAAATGGCCGAGAATACTTGCTTACTTTTTAGTTAGATGACATACTTTGATGGATGAAAAAAACTCTGTTCTCCATCGTACATTGTATTTTCGATTCTTAGTATCAATTGAAATTGTCTATAAAccacttttaattttattattatatatttaataactcATGAGTTAGAAATTTAAAATGACTCAGACAcgtacgggggtgtattcgattgggattttaatggattgtttttagtcaatggattttaatggattgtataagattttgattttgtgcggatt of Daucus carota subsp. sativus chromosome 3, DH1 v3.0, whole genome shotgun sequence contains these proteins:
- the LOC108214361 gene encoding uncharacterized protein At1g51745 → MGSSDTGTSTGVVDCAVGSIVWVRRRNGSWWPGKILGEEDLSGSHILSPRSGTPVKLLGREDASVDWYNMEKSKRVKAFRCGEFDDCIDKAESSQGMPPKKREKYARREDAIIHALELEKQFLEKQYGKLGSSSYHKSSKSSDAVKKELATSAESMRHGNGKCVDVKYRQLSEELDLSLKGITSPHLQTQKVKEEKQLSGDDENSNILPRMRGLQDLGLNITSSKLKNPSIESNGPSQSPLHDSTQAPVNGGGASTDNTGHVNDKASSAKRKRSYDERLAEDSIAKRRDRRRPLVQVLESSAMLPAPPSLKPEDSIVSLHSKGEEQTKLQGSVKTSKLVDQTKSGGSAYDSQIHPKDMEGSQYKLEENSKPAAECSQNNHPAAEHSQEAQDNNPAAECSQENNLAAECSQDNTSGSTEDTETDSSETDSLESDTDEAMAEISDESVEFRPKSMVKSKVQEVDGNRGSEEADDPATTSDTSHPSNDDVLASMGVSKWQQKGKRNSRALTKRYADVGAEKDSRESNQGTKFKGKGSNEMDNVNRKYGTRRGGYRSRGGDGIGHNITSWEDLTWNTQSVSKGLWGDSIEYKDPVSAGRRSGDRRKCMLVEVDLKVQSNYQREHVPMISLMSKINGQAIVGHPIQIETLEYGSSEALLGAADDELNQDPDASLPPMWRTARRTANCRVPRPRSSSMIDGDEGAEHLLHVRQERKSLTNKLDGGKLSHKRSTHRSGPSTRKKSVKKRGRKTSIASNQKTRTLASIATQQKPNNHLKHSSNSCQVNGIVKSESAPTAVACIPIKLVFSRLHEELAGRHQ